The Candidatus Desulfovibrio trichonymphae region ACTCCTTCCCGACCTGACTGCACGGCGCGGCTGGACACCACAAGAGCGTTTTTCGTCACGCCGAGGGGCAGTTCCACCTGTACAAACTGACCAGGCCAGAGGCGATGGCTGGTGTTTTCAAATGTGGCGCGCAGGCGGATGGTGCCGGTGCGCGTGTCCACTGTATTGTCAACGAGCGTCAGAACGCCTTTTTCCGGCTCGCCGCCGGCGGGGGCGGCAGTCACCTGCACCGCCCTCCTCGCGCATGCGTTTCAGAATCACGGGCAGTCGTGTTTCCGGCACAGAAAAAAGTACGTAAATGGGCGACAGGGTGTCGATAGTGATAATGGGCGTTGCGTCGGCTGTTTTGATCATATTGCCCTTGTCCACGGTGAACGCGCCGACCCGCCCGTTGATAGGCGCTGTCACGCTGCAGTACGACAGGTCGAGCGCAGCGCTTTCCACCACCGCTTTGTCTGACTGCACAGTGGCTTTGAGCGCCGCCGCTTCGGTGGCGGTCTGGTCATATGCCTCCCGGCTTACATAGCCGCCGCCCACAAGTTTGCCGTAACGGCGCATGTCTTCACTGGCCTTGTTCAACTGCGCTTCAGATTTGGCCAGCAGGCCGCGTTTTTCGCGCAGAACAGCCTCAAAGGGTCTGGGGTCAAGGTAATCAGCAGTTGACCTTCCGTGACGTCCTGGCCCTCAGTAAAATGCACTTCGGGCTTGACGCCCACTGTGGCTGGATGCCCTGACGTTGCCGACAGCGTACAGCAGGCGCGGCATGTCCGCGCGTTTGACGGGCTCTGCGTGTACGGGCGCGGCCGGTGGGGCCTTGTCCCTGGAGTCGCCGCCGGAACACGCGGCTGTACAGAGCATAAGCAGCGGCAGTGCCCCCAGACAACAGCGAAGTAG contains the following coding sequences:
- a CDS encoding efflux RND transporter periplasmic adaptor subunit, whose product is MNKASEDMRRYGKLVGGGYVSREAYDQTATEAAALKATVQSDKAVVESAALDLSYCSVTAPINGRVGAFTVDKGNMIKTADATPIITIDTLSPIYVLFSVPETRLPVILKRMREEGGAGDCRPRRRRAGKRRSDAR